A window of the Enterobacteriaceae bacterium 4M9 genome harbors these coding sequences:
- a CDS encoding TPM domain-containing protein — MFMISTFINRSAFVRLLLCWLVLWPLCGNAEFVTDSKPEQWLMDTTGVLTPHERNAIINSLSLFNKNKGRKLVVLVVNTTGEESIDKYALNAFNSFNLAHENKDNDILLLLNWSEKWAHIERGYVSTSGAQFSSSTRSSSQYGFHQNSLIEGINTGIRLAGGGIQSTQPFANAPPALQSGTSRPDSARNNTAPVYPPEPPPVQEKESGISRFIASSPETAGISQPKIKRPPVENPNRLHMLFFLSWIAASFALPWLARRYFSAITGIIAGIGVGALIVIYWHLTLSEFVEPGLIILGLVMTVWFVLAAADMPDGPAFRSLKVAYEIVVFIARIMLIFRGSSGGKGGGGSSGGFNGGGGSSGGGGASGRW; from the coding sequence ATGTTTATGATATCGACTTTTATTAACCGCAGTGCCTTTGTGAGGCTGCTGTTATGTTGGCTTGTTCTCTGGCCGCTTTGCGGCAACGCTGAGTTTGTGACGGATTCAAAACCGGAACAATGGCTAATGGATACAACAGGCGTGCTCACTCCCCATGAAAGAAATGCCATTATCAATAGCCTCTCTTTATTCAATAAGAATAAGGGACGCAAACTCGTGGTTCTGGTGGTTAATACAACGGGCGAAGAGAGTATTGATAAATATGCCCTCAATGCGTTCAACAGCTTCAATCTGGCGCATGAAAACAAAGATAATGACATACTGCTGCTGCTCAACTGGTCAGAAAAGTGGGCTCATATCGAACGAGGATATGTCTCAACCTCTGGCGCACAATTCTCAAGCTCTACTCGCAGCAGCAGCCAGTACGGATTTCATCAAAATAGTCTGATAGAGGGGATCAATACTGGAATTCGTTTAGCAGGTGGAGGCATTCAATCAACACAACCCTTCGCTAACGCACCGCCTGCCCTGCAATCTGGCACTTCCCGGCCGGACTCAGCACGCAATAATACCGCCCCTGTTTACCCGCCAGAACCACCACCTGTTCAGGAAAAAGAATCTGGCATTTCACGATTCATCGCCTCTTCTCCTGAAACAGCCGGTATTTCTCAGCCCAAAATAAAACGCCCACCGGTTGAAAACCCCAACCGCCTGCATATGCTGTTTTTCCTGAGCTGGATTGCCGCAAGCTTTGCTCTGCCCTGGCTTGCCCGTCGCTATTTCTCAGCCATAACGGGAATTATCGCCGGTATTGGAGTGGGTGCTCTCATTGTCATTTACTGGCATTTAACCCTGTCAGAGTTCGTCGAACCCGGCTTAATCATCTTAGGACTTGTGATGACAGTCTGGTTTGTCCTCGCCGCAGCGGACATGCCAGACGGGCCTGCTTTTCGTAGTCTGAAGGTCGCGTATGAAATAGTCGTTTTTATCGCGAGAATCATGCTTATTTTCCGCGGTTCTTCCGGCGGTAAAGGCGGCGGCGGCTCGTCAGGTGGATTTAACGGCGGTGGTGGCAGCAGCGGCGGTGGCGGTGCCTCAGGGCGCTGGTAA
- the queE gene encoding 7-carboxy-7-deazaguanine synthase QueE, translating to MQYPINEMFQTLQGEGYFTGVPAIFIRLQGCPVGCSWCDTKHTWDKLADREVSLFSVLAKTRESDKWGSASAEDLLAVIGRQGYTARHVVITGGEPCIHDLCALTELLENNGFSCQIETSGTHEVRCSPSTWVTVSPKVNMRGGYDVLAQALARADEIKHPVGRVRDIEALDALLATLNDDKKRIIALQPISQKDDATRLCIETCIARNWRLSMQTHKYLNIA from the coding sequence ATGCAGTACCCGATTAACGAGATGTTCCAGACGCTTCAGGGTGAAGGTTATTTCACCGGCGTGCCCGCCATTTTCATTCGTCTACAAGGCTGCCCGGTAGGTTGCTCGTGGTGTGATACCAAACATACCTGGGATAAGCTTGCCGATCGCGAAGTCTCGTTATTCAGCGTGCTGGCAAAGACTCGCGAAAGCGACAAATGGGGCAGCGCCAGCGCTGAGGATCTGCTGGCCGTGATTGGCCGCCAGGGCTATACCGCCCGCCATGTGGTGATTACCGGCGGTGAGCCGTGCATACATGACCTGTGTGCGCTTACTGAATTACTCGAAAATAACGGCTTCAGCTGCCAGATTGAAACCAGCGGCACGCACGAGGTGCGCTGTAGCCCGTCTACCTGGGTGACGGTATCGCCCAAGGTGAATATGCGCGGCGGTTACGATGTGCTGGCTCAGGCACTGGCCCGCGCCGATGAAATTAAGCATCCGGTTGGTCGTGTGCGTGATATTGAGGCGCTGGATGCACTGCTCGCCACACTCAACGACGACAAAAAACGCATCATTGCGCTACAACCGATAAGCCAGAAAGACGACGCAACGCGTCTGTGTATTGAGACCTGCATCGCACGTAACTGGCGGCTTTCCATGCAAACTCACAAGTACCTCAATATTGCCTGA
- a CDS encoding FAD-binding oxidoreductase: protein MKYVSLPHNQNTVGWPLPPKPPSTSSPLTGQIRADWAVIGAGYAGLAFARTLALLNPELHIVVLDAASTAWDGSAGRNSGFVIGLPHNIGSSMAELKKAQTWRNLLQAGIDSLWEQVEANAISCDWENAGKYHCQVAEGSDAVLKTYRESLERIEEPYEELDCEALTNRLGSGFWHKGIYTPGTILVNPARLISGLAGALPENVTLYHDTPALAMRTGKETQIFTPQGEVFADQVMLATNALSPELMPGLFRRQASMATFASLTQPLTVQQMVRLPREMRSWGLTPVNAIAGATLRFTSDRRFLIRQHVIPALRGGVSSEQTRHAARLHRKLFSRMYPQLGGDVTLAKTWSGTISVTRNGAPLWGKVGRNIYTAAGCNGAGISRQTIAGELLAHYVMKQDHPLIGDMLAVGRANVLPPSPLLNAAVSVSLMKERWVGRKEA from the coding sequence ATGAAATACGTTTCATTACCACACAATCAGAACACCGTTGGCTGGCCGTTGCCGCCAAAACCTCCATCGACCTCCTCTCCGCTTACGGGGCAAATTCGCGCTGACTGGGCCGTTATTGGCGCAGGCTACGCCGGGCTGGCATTTGCCCGCACGCTGGCATTGCTCAATCCGGAGTTACACATCGTAGTGCTTGATGCCGCCAGCACGGCCTGGGACGGTTCTGCCGGGCGCAACTCTGGTTTTGTTATTGGCCTGCCGCACAACATTGGCAGCTCAATGGCAGAGCTTAAAAAGGCGCAGACGTGGCGCAACCTGTTACAGGCGGGCATTGATAGCCTGTGGGAGCAGGTGGAGGCCAACGCAATTAGCTGCGACTGGGAAAACGCCGGGAAATATCATTGCCAGGTTGCCGAAGGCAGCGATGCGGTACTGAAAACCTATCGTGAAAGCCTGGAGCGTATTGAAGAACCGTATGAGGAACTGGACTGCGAGGCGCTCACAAACCGGCTGGGCAGCGGTTTCTGGCATAAAGGCATTTACACGCCTGGCACCATTCTGGTGAACCCGGCGCGCCTGATTAGCGGGCTGGCTGGCGCACTGCCGGAGAACGTCACGCTGTATCATGACACGCCTGCGCTGGCGATGCGCACCGGTAAGGAAACACAAATTTTCACCCCACAGGGGGAAGTGTTCGCAGACCAGGTGATGCTGGCAACCAACGCACTTTCGCCGGAGCTGATGCCTGGGCTGTTCCGTCGCCAGGCGTCGATGGCGACCTTTGCGAGCCTCACACAGCCGCTTACCGTACAGCAGATGGTCAGACTGCCGCGCGAGATGCGCAGCTGGGGGCTGACACCGGTCAACGCAATTGCAGGCGCGACGCTGCGCTTTACCTCAGACAGACGCTTTTTGATTCGCCAGCACGTTATCCCGGCGCTGCGCGGCGGGGTCAGCAGCGAGCAAACGCGCCACGCGGCCCGTTTACATCGCAAACTGTTCAGCCGCATGTATCCGCAGCTTGGCGGCGATGTAACGCTGGCAAAAACCTGGTCCGGCACCATTAGTGTGACGCGCAATGGCGCGCCGCTGTGGGGCAAAGTTGGGCGCAATATTTATACCGCCGCGGGCTGCAATGGTGCGGGCATTTCACGCCAGACCATTGCGGGTGAACTGTTGGCTCACTACGTGATGAAGCAGGATCATCCACTCATTGGCGATATGCTGGCTGTCGGGCGTGCCAATGTGCTGCCGCCATCGCCGCTGTTAAATGCCGCCGTGTCGGTGTCGTTAATGAAAGAACGCTGGGTAGGTCGCAAAGAAGCCTGA
- the queD gene encoding 6-carboxytetrahydropterin synthase QueD — MSTTLFKDFTFEAAHRLPHVPEGHKCGRLHGHSFMVRLEVTGEVDAHTGWVIDFAELKAAFKPTWERLDHHYLNEIPGLENPTSEVLAAWIWQQMKPVLPQLSAVMVKETCTAGCIYRGE, encoded by the coding sequence ATGTCGACCACTCTGTTTAAAGATTTCACTTTTGAAGCCGCTCACCGCTTGCCTCACGTGCCGGAAGGCCATAAATGCGGTCGGCTACACGGCCACTCTTTTATGGTGCGCCTGGAAGTGACCGGTGAGGTGGATGCCCATACTGGCTGGGTTATTGATTTTGCTGAACTGAAAGCAGCGTTTAAGCCAACGTGGGAGCGCCTGGATCACCATTATCTTAACGAGATCCCAGGCCTTGAGAACCCAACCAGCGAAGTGCTTGCCGCCTGGATCTGGCAGCAGATGAAGCCAGTACTGCCGCAACTGAGCGCTGTGATGGTCAAAGAAACCTGCACCGCTGGCTGCATCTATCGCGGCGAATAA
- the cysJ gene encoding NADPH-dependent assimilatory sulfite reductase flavoprotein subunit — MTTPVPPTSLLPLNPEQLARLQAATHDFSPNQLAWLSGYFWGMINQQPGAAAVGAPVEQAAAAITLLSASQTGNARRVAEQLRDDLLAAQLNVTLVNAGDYKFKQIAQEKLLIVVASTQGEGEPAEEAVALYKFLFSKKAPTLTDTAFAVFGLGDTSYEHFCQAGKDFDSKLAELGGERLLDRVDADVEYQSAAQAWRERVVEVLKARAPKATSVPNSATGAVNDIFSSPYTKEAPLSATLSVSQKITGRNSEKDVRHIEIDLADSGLRYQPGDALGVWYQNDPALVQELVELLWLKGDETVAVGGKTLTLSEALQWHVELTVNTATIVENYATLTRNEPLLELVGDKAKLQHYAATTPIVDMARFAPAQLEAQQLTDLLRPLTPRLYSIASSQSEAESEVHITVGVVRYDIEGRARTGGASGFLADRLEEDGEVRVFIEHNDNFRLPANPETPVIMIGPGTGIAPFRAFMQEREAQGASGKNWLFFGNPHFTEDFLYQVEWQRYVKDGLLTRIDLAWSRDQKEKVYVQHKLREQGAELWRWINDGAHIYVCGDANRMAKDVEQALVEVIAEFGEMDTETADEFLSELRVERRYQRDVY, encoded by the coding sequence ATGACGACACCGGTCCCACCTACCTCGCTGCTCCCGCTTAACCCGGAGCAGCTGGCGCGCCTGCAGGCGGCAACACATGATTTTTCGCCCAACCAGCTTGCCTGGCTGTCTGGCTACTTCTGGGGAATGATTAACCAGCAGCCGGGTGCGGCTGCGGTTGGCGCACCTGTTGAACAGGCGGCAGCGGCGATTACGCTTTTATCTGCCTCCCAGACCGGTAACGCACGCCGCGTGGCCGAGCAGTTGCGTGACGATCTGCTGGCAGCACAGCTTAACGTGACGCTGGTGAACGCTGGCGACTATAAATTCAAACAAATTGCCCAGGAAAAACTGCTGATAGTGGTCGCGTCAACGCAGGGCGAAGGCGAGCCAGCAGAAGAAGCCGTTGCGCTGTACAAATTCCTGTTTTCGAAAAAAGCGCCAACGCTTACTGACACTGCCTTTGCCGTTTTCGGTCTTGGTGACACCTCTTACGAACATTTCTGCCAGGCCGGTAAAGATTTTGACAGCAAACTGGCCGAACTGGGTGGTGAACGTCTGCTGGATCGCGTGGATGCTGACGTGGAATACCAGAGCGCGGCGCAAGCCTGGCGCGAGCGCGTGGTTGAAGTGTTGAAAGCCCGTGCGCCAAAAGCCACCAGCGTGCCCAATAGCGCCACTGGTGCGGTAAACGACATCTTCTCAAGCCCCTACACCAAAGAGGCGCCGCTCAGTGCAACGCTTTCTGTCAGCCAGAAAATCACGGGCCGCAACTCTGAAAAAGACGTGCGCCACATTGAAATTGATTTGGCTGACTCAGGCTTGCGTTATCAGCCGGGTGATGCGCTCGGCGTGTGGTATCAGAACGACCCGGCGCTGGTGCAGGAGTTAGTGGAACTACTGTGGCTGAAAGGGGATGAAACCGTAGCCGTGGGTGGCAAAACACTGACGCTCTCAGAAGCACTACAGTGGCATGTTGAGTTGACCGTTAACACCGCCACTATCGTTGAAAACTACGCCACCCTTACCCGCAACGAGCCGCTGCTGGAACTGGTGGGGGACAAGGCCAAATTGCAGCACTACGCGGCCACCACGCCGATTGTGGATATGGCGCGTTTTGCACCTGCGCAACTCGAGGCCCAGCAGTTAACAGACCTGCTGCGCCCGCTGACGCCGCGCCTGTATTCGATTGCGTCTTCCCAGAGCGAGGCAGAAAGTGAAGTGCATATCACCGTAGGCGTGGTGCGCTATGACATCGAAGGCCGTGCACGCACTGGCGGCGCATCGGGCTTTCTGGCTGACCGGCTGGAAGAAGACGGTGAAGTGCGCGTTTTCATTGAACACAACGACAATTTCCGTCTGCCAGCCAACCCTGAGACGCCGGTCATCATGATTGGTCCAGGCACCGGCATTGCGCCGTTTCGCGCTTTCATGCAGGAGCGCGAGGCGCAGGGCGCCAGCGGTAAAAACTGGCTTTTCTTTGGCAACCCGCATTTTACCGAAGACTTTCTGTATCAGGTGGAATGGCAGCGCTACGTTAAAGATGGCCTGCTGACGCGCATTGACCTTGCCTGGTCCAGAGATCAAAAAGAAAAAGTGTACGTACAACATAAACTGCGCGAACAGGGCGCAGAGCTGTGGCGCTGGATTAACGATGGCGCACACATTTACGTTTGCGGCGACGCCAATCGCATGGCGAAAGACGTTGAGCAGGCGCTTGTGGAAGTGATTGCCGAATTCGGTGAAATGGATACCGAAACGGCGGATGAATTTTTAAGTGAGCTGCGCGTAGAGCGCCGTTATCAGCGAGACGTCTACTAA
- the cysI gene encoding assimilatory sulfite reductase (NADPH) hemoprotein subunit, with protein sequence MSEKHPGPLVVEGKLADAERLKLESQFLRGTIAEDLHDGLTGGFNGDNFLLIRFHGMYQQDDRDIRAERAEQKLEPRHAMMLRCRLPGGIMTTKQWQAIDKFAADNTIYGSIRLTNRQTFQFHGILKHNVKPAHQMLHDVGLDALATANDVNRNVLCTSNPIESQLHAEAYEWAKKLSEHLLPRTRAYAEIWLDKEKVATTDEEPILGPTYLPRKFKTTVVVPPQNDVDLHANDMNFIAIAENGKLVGFNLLVGGGLSVEHGNKKTYARTASEFGYIPLEHTLAVAEAVVTTQRDWGNRTDRKNAKTKYTLERVGVETFKEEVERRAGIKFAPVRPYEFTGRGDRIGWVKGIDDKWHLTLFIENGRILDYPGKPLKTGLLEIAKVHKGDFRLTANQNLIVAGVPEKEKAKIEKLARGHGLMAATTPQRENSMACVSFPTCPLAMAEAERFLPQFVDKVEAVMTSHGVGDDHIVLRVTGCPNGCGRAMLAEIGLVGKAPGRYNLHLGGNRIGTRIPRMYRENITEPEILGVIDELVGRWAKEREEGEGFGDFTVRAGIIRPVLDPARDFWE encoded by the coding sequence ATGAGCGAAAAACATCCCGGACCTCTGGTGGTTGAAGGCAAACTGGCCGATGCCGAGCGACTTAAACTGGAAAGTCAGTTCCTGCGCGGCACGATAGCCGAAGATTTGCACGATGGCCTGACCGGCGGCTTTAATGGCGACAATTTTCTGCTGATCCGCTTTCACGGCATGTATCAGCAGGACGACCGCGATATCCGCGCCGAGCGCGCCGAGCAGAAGCTGGAGCCGCGTCACGCCATGATGCTGCGCTGCCGTCTGCCCGGCGGCATCATGACCACAAAGCAGTGGCAGGCCATTGATAAGTTTGCCGCGGACAACACCATTTACGGCAGCATTCGTCTGACCAACCGCCAGACCTTTCAGTTTCACGGCATTCTCAAACATAACGTGAAACCGGCACACCAGATGTTGCACGACGTTGGGCTGGACGCACTGGCGACCGCCAACGACGTGAACCGCAACGTGCTGTGCACCTCGAACCCGATTGAATCGCAGCTGCACGCAGAGGCCTATGAGTGGGCGAAAAAGCTCTCAGAACACCTGCTGCCGCGCACCCGCGCCTACGCCGAAATCTGGCTCGACAAAGAAAAGGTCGCCACCACCGACGAGGAGCCGATTCTCGGGCCGACCTATCTGCCGCGTAAGTTTAAAACCACGGTCGTGGTACCGCCGCAAAACGACGTTGACCTGCATGCCAATGACATGAACTTCATTGCCATTGCCGAGAACGGCAAGCTGGTGGGCTTTAACCTGCTGGTAGGCGGCGGTTTGTCGGTGGAGCACGGCAACAAAAAAACCTATGCCCGCACCGCGAGCGAGTTTGGCTATATTCCGCTTGAGCACACGCTGGCGGTTGCCGAGGCGGTGGTCACCACGCAACGCGACTGGGGCAACCGTACCGACCGTAAAAACGCCAAAACCAAATACACGCTTGAGCGCGTGGGCGTGGAGACCTTTAAAGAAGAGGTGGAACGCCGCGCGGGCATTAAATTCGCCCCGGTGCGTCCTTACGAATTTACCGGTCGCGGCGACAGGATTGGCTGGGTGAAAGGCATTGATGATAAATGGCACCTGACGCTATTTATCGAAAATGGCCGTATTCTTGACTATCCGGGTAAGCCGCTGAAAACCGGCCTGCTGGAAATTGCCAAAGTACACAAAGGTGATTTCCGCCTGACCGCTAACCAGAACCTGATTGTGGCGGGCGTGCCAGAAAAAGAGAAAGCGAAGATTGAAAAGCTGGCGCGTGGGCACGGGCTGATGGCAGCCACAACGCCGCAGCGCGAGAACTCGATGGCCTGCGTCTCTTTTCCAACCTGCCCGCTGGCTATGGCCGAGGCAGAACGCTTCCTGCCGCAGTTTGTCGATAAGGTGGAAGCGGTAATGACCAGCCACGGCGTGGGTGATGACCACATTGTGCTGCGCGTGACCGGCTGCCCGAACGGCTGTGGGCGTGCCATGCTTGCTGAAATCGGCCTGGTGGGTAAAGCGCCGGGGCGCTATAACCTGCATCTCGGCGGCAACCGCATTGGTACGCGCATTCCGCGTATGTATCGCGAAAACATCACCGAGCCTGAAATTCTTGGCGTGATTGATGAACTGGTCGGGCGCTGGGCAAAGGAGCGTGAGGAAGGCGAAGGCTTCGGTGATTTCACCGTGCGCGCAGGCATCATTCGCCCGGTTCTCGATCCGGCTCGTGATTTCTGGGAATAA
- a CDS encoding phosphoadenylyl-sulfate reductase — protein sequence MSELSLQALNALTKEERQQALEETNTKLEGMTAQERVIWGLDNLPGEFVLSSSFGIQAAVCLHLVTRERPDIPVILTDTGYLFPETYRFIDELTEKLGLNLRVYRASESPAWQEARYGKLWEQGVEGIERYNDINKVEPMNRALADLNAQTWFAGLRRDQSGSRAGLPVLGVQRGVFKLLPIIDWDNRTVYQYLTQHGLKYHPLWDEGYLSVGDTHTTRKWEPGMAEEETRFFGLKRECGLHEG from the coding sequence ATGAGTGAACTCAGTTTGCAGGCGCTTAACGCGCTGACCAAAGAGGAACGCCAGCAGGCGCTAGAGGAAACCAACACAAAGCTTGAAGGCATGACGGCGCAGGAGCGCGTTATCTGGGGGCTGGATAACCTGCCTGGCGAGTTTGTGCTGTCCTCAAGCTTTGGTATTCAGGCGGCGGTGTGTCTGCATCTGGTGACGCGCGAACGCCCGGATATCCCGGTTATCCTCACCGATACCGGCTATCTGTTCCCGGAAACCTACCGCTTTATTGACGAGCTGACTGAAAAGCTCGGGCTGAATCTGCGCGTGTATCGTGCGTCCGAAAGCCCGGCCTGGCAGGAGGCGCGCTACGGCAAGCTGTGGGAGCAGGGCGTGGAAGGCATTGAGCGCTACAACGACATAAACAAAGTCGAGCCAATGAACCGTGCGCTGGCTGACCTTAATGCGCAAACCTGGTTTGCCGGGCTGCGCCGCGACCAGTCCGGTAGCCGGGCAGGTTTGCCCGTGCTCGGTGTGCAGCGCGGCGTATTCAAGCTGTTGCCCATCATCGACTGGGACAACCGCACGGTGTATCAGTACCTGACCCAACACGGTCTGAAGTATCACCCGCTGTGGGATGAGGGCTATCTATCGGTGGGGGATACCCACACGACGCGCAAATGGGAGCCGGGTATGGCAGAAGAAGAAACCCGCTTCTTTGGGCTTAAGCGCGAGTGTGGGCTACACGAAGGCTAA
- a CDS encoding aminopeptidase — protein sequence MFPALRRPALCLALGLCGVCPTLAQTTAPGTTASFQARHIATVFPGRMTGTPTEMLAADYIHQQFLKWGYESDTRQFHSRYAYTSREGEKTWQNVTGSMVIAAREGRSAQQIIIMSHLDTWSPLSDSDNDKNLGGLALQGIDDNASGLGVMLELAERLKDVRTHYSLRFIATSGEELGMLGARDILERMSEQEKKNTLLVINLDSLYTGERLYFNSGQTTPVAVRKLTRDRALWLARQHGIAASMNPGLNPALPKGTGCCNDAQVFDKAGIPVLNVEATNWSLGNKDGYQQRAKSRGFPQGTSWHSVQRDNVQHLDKWLPGQIETRSRDAVRVLLPLVKELAKADK from the coding sequence ATGTTTCCCGCTCTGCGTCGCCCTGCCCTGTGTCTGGCCCTGGGATTGTGCGGCGTCTGTCCTACTCTGGCACAAACCACAGCCCCAGGCACCACCGCCAGTTTCCAGGCGCGACATATCGCCACCGTTTTCCCCGGCCGTATGACCGGCACTCCCACTGAAATGCTCGCCGCAGATTATATTCACCAGCAGTTTCTTAAGTGGGGCTATGAAAGTGATACCCGCCAGTTTCACAGCCGCTATGCCTATACCAGCCGCGAAGGCGAGAAAACCTGGCAGAACGTGACGGGCAGCATGGTGATTGCCGCCCGTGAAGGCCGCAGCGCACAGCAGATTATTATCATGTCACATCTGGATACCTGGTCGCCTCTGAGCGACAGCGATAACGATAAAAATCTCGGTGGGCTGGCCTTACAGGGCATTGATGACAACGCCTCCGGCCTGGGCGTGATGCTGGAGCTGGCCGAACGGCTTAAAGATGTGCGTACCCACTACAGCCTGCGTTTTATCGCGACCAGCGGTGAAGAGCTTGGCATGCTCGGCGCACGCGATATTCTTGAGCGCATGAGCGAGCAGGAGAAGAAAAACACGCTGCTGGTGATTAACCTCGACAGCCTGTATACCGGTGAACGGCTCTATTTTAACAGCGGTCAAACCACGCCCGTTGCCGTGCGAAAGCTTACCCGCGACCGGGCGCTGTGGCTTGCACGCCAGCACGGCATTGCGGCCAGCATGAATCCCGGCCTGAACCCTGCGCTACCCAAAGGCACCGGCTGCTGTAACGATGCGCAAGTGTTCGATAAAGCGGGCATCCCGGTACTGAACGTGGAGGCCACCAACTGGTCACTGGGGAACAAAGACGGCTACCAGCAGCGGGCAAAATCCAGGGGCTTCCCGCAGGGAACAAGCTGGCACAGCGTGCAGCGCGACAACGTGCAGCATCTGGATAAATGGCTACCAGGGCAGATAGAAACGCGCAGCCGCGATGCAGTACGCGTGCTGCTGCCGCTGGTCAAGGAACTGGCAAAAGCCGATAAATAA
- the cysN gene encoding sulfate adenylyltransferase subunit CysN: protein MNTTIAQQIADQGGVEAYLHAQQHKSLLRFLTCGSVDDGKSTLIGRLLHDTRQIYEDQLSSLHNDSKRHGTQGEKIDLALLVDGLQAEREQGITIDVAYRYFSTEKRKFIIADTPGHEQYTRNMATGASTCDLAILLIDARKGVLDQTRRHSFISTLLGIRHLVVAVNKMDLVAFSQDRFEEIKQEYLSFAEQLPGTLDIRFVPLSALEGDNVATQSASMPWYSGPTLLEMLETVEIVREVENQPLRFPVQYVNRPNLDFRGYAGTVASGLVRVGERVKVLPSGVESSVARIVTFDGDLPQAGAGEAVTLVLKDEIDISRGDLLVSAEADVPAVQSADVNVVWMTEQALQPGQSYDIKLAGKKTRARVNAVVHQVDINTLEKRSADSLPLNGIGLVTLTFDEPLVLDRYQDNPVTGGLIFIDRLTNVTVGAGMVETPKVETLDAPSEYSAFELELNALVRRHFPHWNARDLLGKR from the coding sequence ATGAATACAACTATTGCACAACAGATTGCTGACCAGGGCGGCGTTGAAGCCTATTTACACGCGCAACAGCATAAAAGCCTGCTGCGTTTTCTGACCTGCGGCAGCGTGGATGATGGCAAAAGCACGCTGATTGGCCGCCTGCTGCACGACACGCGTCAGATTTACGAAGATCAGCTTTCGTCGCTGCATAACGACAGCAAACGCCACGGTACCCAGGGCGAGAAGATTGACCTCGCGCTGCTGGTAGACGGCTTACAGGCCGAGCGCGAGCAGGGCATCACCATTGATGTGGCCTACCGCTACTTCTCCACTGAAAAGCGTAAATTCATTATTGCCGACACGCCGGGGCATGAGCAGTACACGCGCAACATGGCGACCGGCGCGTCGACCTGCGATCTGGCAATTTTGCTCATAGATGCGCGTAAAGGGGTGCTGGATCAGACGCGTCGTCACAGCTTTATCTCTACGCTGCTCGGCATTCGTCACCTCGTGGTGGCGGTCAACAAAATGGACCTGGTGGCGTTTTCACAGGACCGTTTTGAAGAGATCAAACAGGAATACCTGAGCTTTGCCGAGCAGTTGCCGGGCACGCTCGATATCCGTTTTGTGCCGTTGTCGGCACTTGAAGGCGATAACGTGGCAACTCAGAGCGCCAGCATGCCGTGGTACAGCGGCCCGACGTTGCTTGAGATGCTGGAAACCGTGGAGATTGTGCGCGAGGTGGAAAACCAGCCGCTGCGCTTCCCGGTACAGTATGTAAATCGCCCAAACCTGGATTTTCGCGGCTATGCGGGGACGGTGGCCTCCGGCCTGGTACGCGTAGGCGAGCGGGTAAAAGTGCTGCCGTCGGGCGTGGAGTCAAGCGTTGCCCGTATTGTCACTTTTGATGGTGATTTGCCGCAAGCCGGAGCGGGTGAAGCCGTGACGCTGGTGCTTAAAGATGAAATCGACATCAGCCGTGGCGACCTGTTAGTCAGCGCTGAGGCTGACGTGCCTGCGGTGCAGAGCGCTGATGTGAACGTGGTGTGGATGACCGAGCAGGCGTTGCAGCCAGGCCAGAGTTACGACATCAAACTGGCCGGCAAGAAAACCCGCGCGCGCGTGAATGCCGTCGTTCACCAGGTTGATATCAATACCCTTGAAAAGCGCAGCGCCGACAGTCTGCCGCTTAACGGAATTGGCCTGGTCACGCTGACGTTTGATGAACCGCTGGTGCTGGACCGTTATCAGGACAATCCGGTAACCGGGGGACTTATCTTTATTGACCGCCTGACTAACGTCACCGTGGGCGCAGGGATGGTCGAGACGCCTAAGGTAGAAACACTGGACGCGCCGTCTGAATACAGTGCTTTTGAGCTGGAGCTGAATGCGCTGGTGCGCCGTCACTTCCCGCACTGGAATGCACGCGACCTGTTGGGGAAACGCTGA